GGGGTATCGGCTTACTCCCTTTGGCCGGGAGGCTTTGGAGGCGTGGCGGCGCTGGCAGAACGAGGTGGAGGAGTTTGCGCGTCAGCGCGCCAGAGAGCTGTTTCCGGAGGGGTTGCGGCCGCAAACGTAGACCGTTGCCAGCCGAAGGCACGACATTGTATTTTTTTTGGGTTGTTGCTGAGGATCAGTCGTGCAGGTGCGGTTCCTCGCCCCCTTCGTGAATGTGAACATGGGTATGGGCGTGCGCTTCGCTTCGAACCACTTGACCGTCGCGCAGGGCGACGAGTGTATCCGTAGCTTCGGCAAGAAAATCAGGTTCATGCGACACAACGAGGCAGGCGATGTCCAATCCCTGGAGGATGGTCAGAATTCGTTGCTTTGTATCCTTGTCCAGCCCGGTTGTTGGTTCGTCAAGCAAAAGCGCATCCGGTTCCATGACAAGAATGGTGGCCAGGGCCGCCAATTTTTTTTCACCGCCTGATAGCTTGTAGGGTACCCGGTCTTCGAATCCTTCCAAACCCAGCCGTGTGATGGTTGCCATGGCCTTGTCCAGTGCTTCGCGTCGTCCCAGCCCCTGATTAAGAGGGCCAAAGGCCACATCTTCCAAAACACTGGGGCTGAACAGCTGGTCGTCGGCATGTTGAAAAAGGAAGCCAAGACGGAGTCTGGCATCGTGAAATTCGGCCTCGGTGTTGACCTGTCGGCCAAAGAGCCGGATTGTCCCTGAGCGAATGGGGACCAGCCCCATGATGGTGTGCAGCAGCGTGCTTTTGCCGCAGCCGTTGGGACCGATCAGCCCGATGCGTTGTCCAGGGCGGAGCGTGAAGTCCAGTTCGCGCAAAATGTCCTGTCGACCAGGGTAGCCGCTGGTGATGCCGTTCAGTTGAATGATTTCTTTCATATTCTTCCCATTTGCAGAGCAATGTCTCCAGCCAAAAGCCCCGCACCCAGTGCAATGGCCAGGGCCAGGAGCCACCAGTCAGCCGTCGAACGATGAAAACGAACCAGGCTGTGAAAGGTTCCCGTGAATCCCCTGCAACGCATGGCCTGGTGAACCCGTTCCGCCCGATCCCAGCTGCGGACGAAAAGCATGGCTACAAGCCAGGCATAGGTTCGGTAGGTGTGAATATTCGTGCGCGGGTGAAATCCACGGGCTTTTACACAACGGTGTTGCCGGAGATATTCTTGCCGTATTACGGCGATGTATCGCCAAGTGAAGAGTAAAAGCAAACAGAGTTTTTGCGGCACCCCCAGCCGTTGCAGGCCTTGGCCCAGCGAGGTGATCGGCATGGTGGCGAGAAGAGCCGTAAGTGTGAGTACGATGCCGAAGCTTTTGGCAGTGAGCAGCAGGCAGAGCTGAATGCCTTCCTGGGTGGCCGTCAGTGGCCCGAGGTGAAATAGTGTTTTCCCCGGTAGAGAAAATGGAAGAAATATCCAAAGAAAACCAATGAACAGGCCGACCACGGCCATACGTTGCACCAGAGGACGCAACGGCAGTCGGGCCGCGACCGCCAGAACCAGGCCGAGCACAAGGCCAGCCGTGGCCATCGGCAGATGTTGCAGTGTAGCTGCAGGGAGGCTGATGGCCAGAGCGGCCAGGATTTTTATACCCGGATTCCGTCTGTGCAGGGGCGATGTCCCAACGGCAAAGGGTTCTTCAATGGCACTCAAGGCAGTATCCCGGTTGGTGATCAGAAGGCGGCCCGAGGGAAACCCCTGCCGGACCGCCGCAATGTGTCACACTTTGTGTATGTGCGCAATTCGAGGAGGATGTTGCCTTATTTCTCCAAGCCTACTTGCGGGGCCAGGGGAGCGATGGCTGCAATGGCGATTTGAAAAAATTCCCCTAATTCCAGGCCAATTTTTTCACATTCCCGGATGTTTTCCCGATTCACATTGGCGGCAAAGGCCTTTTCCTTCATCTTTTTCTTGAGACTTTTGGCCTTCATGCCGCTCATGCCGTTGGGACGCACCAGGGCGTTGGCGTGGATCAGTCCGGTGACGGTCTCGCCGCAGCGCAGGGCGAAGTCGAAAAGGGTTTCCGGCTGGGTTCCGGTGTGTTCTCCATTGTGCGCACGGATGGCATGGAGTGCTTCCTCCGGCAGTTGGCCTTCAAGCATAGTACAGGTTTCCATGCCGTGCCGTTCCGGGGTGTCTTTTGTGGCCGAGTAGTCCAAATCATGCAACAGTCCTGTAATGGCCCAAAGATCCTGATCCTGTTCCAGTCGCTGGGCGAGTCCGCGCATCACGGCTTCCGTCTCAAGGGCATGGGGGATCAGATGAGGTTCCGTGCTGTGGTTGCTGACCAGTTGCATGGCATCGTCGCGAGAGATCATGACATGTTCCTTTTGTCTTGAGTGGTTGCTTCATATAGCCAGCAGGCAACATGGTGGCCGGGCTGAATTTCCCGGAATGTTGGCTTTTGCCGGGAGCAGATGTCCATGGCCTGCGGGCAGCGGGGGTGAAACGGGCAGCCCTGTGGCGGGGACAAGGGGCTGGGGAGTTCCCCTGTGAGGGGCATTTCCTGCGGGGGGATTGAGGGATCGGGAATCGGGACCGCGGTAAGCAGTGCCGCACTGTAGGGATGTCTTGGCGTTTTGAAAAAGGATTGTCGCGGTGCCAGTTCCACGACGCTCCCCAGGTACATGACCGCCACTCTGTCGCAGAGGTGGCTGATGACGGAAAGGTCGTGGGAAATAAACAGGTAGGTCAGCCCCATGTCTTTTTGCAGAGAGTGCAGCAGGTTAAGCACTTGGGCGCGGATGGACACATCAAGGGCGGAAACGGGTTCGTCGCAGACCACCAGTTCGGGTTCCGGTGCCAGGGCGCGGGCAATGGCCACTCTTTGGCGCTGTCCGCCGGAAAATTCATGCGGATAGCGTGCCATGTCGTCTTGGCCTAGTCCCACGCGAGAGAGCATTTCCCTTGTTTTTTTTCGTCGCTGCTCCAAAGGATGCCGGCCGAGAATATCAAGCGGTTCCCGCACGATGGAGCCGACCGTCCAGCGTGGGTTGAGAGAGGAGTATGGGTCTTGAAAAATCATCTGCACGGTTCGGCGCAGGTGCTGCCCCTGCCACTGCTCCAGTGGGATGTTTTTAAGGATGATCTCGCCGGAGGTGGGGGTCTCGAGACCGAGAATGAGTCGAGCCAAGGTGGATTTCCCGCAGCCTGATTCTCCGACCAGTCCCAGTGTCTCGCCGTGCCGTACATGCAAATGAAGGTCGTTCACGGCATGGACCACTCCTTGTTTCGTACGGAGTAGCCCGCCGCGCACGACGTATTGTTTTTGCAGGTTGCGAATGGTGAGCATGACGGATTTCCTCAGTTGTGAAGCCAGCAGCGGACTCGGTGTCCCTTGTCCAGTTCAACCAAGGGCGGTTTTTCCTTTTGGCAACGGGTAAAGGACTTGTCGCACCTTGGGTGAAAGGGGCATCCGCCGGGTCGATTGAAGATGTCGGGGACTGCTCCCGGAATAGGAACTAACTTTCGGTGAGGATGGTCCTGATGACCATTCGCTCGCGGCAGGGAACGAAACAGCCCGATTGTGTATGGATGGAGTGGTGTTTTGTATAATTCTTTGGTCGTGGCTTCTTCAACGATGCGTCCCGCGTACATTACCGCGACCCTGTTGGAGTACCCGGCCACCAGAGCGAGATCGTGACTGATGAGTACGCCGGAGGCTTGGGTTTGTTCTCGTTGTTCCGCAAGCATGCGCATGATTTGTGCCTGAATGGTCACGTCCAGGGCGGTAGTTGGCTCGTCGGCAAAGAGCAGGTCTGGTTCACATGCCAGAGCCATGGCAATCATTACGCGTTGCCGCATGCCGCCGGAAAGTTCGTGGGGAAAAGCCCGAATTCGGGTTTTGGCCTGGGGGATACCGACTTGGTCGAGGAGTTCCGCTGCCCGCTCCAAGGCTTGGGCTTCATCCATCCCTTGGTGTAGCATCAAAGGTTCCGCAATCTGGCGTCCGATCCGGAACACAGGATTTAGGGCGGTCATGGGTTCCTGAAAGATCATGGAAATTTTGTTGCCGCGAACGCGTTGAAGTTCTGCATCGGAAAGTTGGAGCAGGTCGCGTCCCTGGAAAAAAGCGTTTCCGCCCGTGACGCGGCCGGGCGGGTTCGGTATAAGACCCAGGATGGAAAGGGCGAGAACGGTCTTTCCGCAACCGGATTCGCCTACGATAGCCAGTGCGTCACCTTGCCTCACGGCGAGGTTCACTGTATCAAGCGCCTTTGCCACGCCGCGTGGGGTGGCAAAGCGGGTGGTAAGCCCGCGAATGTCCAGAATGGTATCAGCCATGAGTGCTGTCCTGCATTGACAGGTGTATACGGAAAAAAGCCGGAGACGACAATGTCGGAGACACGGAATAACGATATGTGGGTAGCGGTGATCGGGGGCGGACTAGCGGGCTGCGAGTGCGCGTATACCCTTTCCAGGGCCGGTGTGCCGGTCCGGATGTTTGAAATGAAGCCGGAGCGTTTTTCCGAAGCGCACCACAATTCCGGCCTGGCCGAGTTGGTTTGCTCCAATTCTTTGCGTTCGGAGGAGCCGTCAACCGGGGTGGGATTGCTTAAGCAGGAAATGCGGGCACTGCACAGCCTTGTTATGAACGTGGCGGACGAAGTCCGTGTCCCCGCGGGAAAGGCGTTGGCCGTGGATCGTGAACGGTTTTCGTCCCGAATGACCGAGGTGGTTTCGGGTGAGCCGAATATCGTCCTGGTGCGTGAGGAGATCGGCAGTTTGGATCATGCCTCGTTGCAGGGAGCAACTGCCGTGGTGGTTGCTGCCGGTCCCATGGCCTCCGAGTCTCTTGCCGAGGATTTGCAGCAGTTGGTGGGGGGGGAGCGATTGTATTTTTATGACGCCATTGCTCCGATCATTGCCTCTGAATCCGTGGACATGAATAAAGCTTTCTGGGGATCCCGCTACCGCCCGGAGGATACGGATTATCTCAATTGTCCTCTGTCTGAGGAGCAGTACAAGGCTTTCATCAACGCCATGCTTGCGGCAGAGAAAGTCAAACCGCGTGAGTTTGAACAGCATATTCATTTCGAGGGCTGTCTTCCCGTTGAGGAAATGGCAGAACGTGGAGAAATGACCCTGGCTTTTGGTCCGTTGAAGCCTGTTGGATTGGAGGATCCGCGCACCGGAGAGCAGCCGTTCGCCGTGGTGCAGCTCCGCGCCGAAAATCGGGAAAAAACCGCATTCAACATGGTAGGCTTTCAAACCAAGCTGACCTATCCGGAGCAAAAGCGTATTTTTCGGATGATTCCGGGATTGGAAAACGCCGAATTTTTGCGTCTTGGTTCCATTCATCGCAATACGTATGTGGATGCCCCCAGCATATTGGACGGGCTGGAGTTGAAGGCCAGGCCTGGGACGTATCTCGCTGGTCAGATTACCGGGGTGGAGGGGTATGTGGAGTCTGCGGCCTGCGGGTTGTGGCTCGGGCATCTGCTTGCGGCGCGTCTGCGTGGGCGTGATTTGCCGTGTCCGCCGTGTGAAACCGCATTGGGCGGGCTACTTGCTCATTTAGGTACTCCTCCGGCAAAACGCTTCCAGCCTTCCAACGTGCATTTTGGGTTGATGCCTGCTTTGAACCGTCGCGCTCCAAAAAAGAAGCGTAAGGAATTATACGCGGCGCGTGGGCGTGACGCGTTTGCCAAGTGGCTTGGCGAGGTAAAATTGTTTGAAGAATAGGGTGTAATACGCCATACTTTTTGAGGCTATTTTCTTCTTGCAGGAATGTGACGAATACGGCATAGGGGGAAGCCTTTTTGCTGGATCCTGTTGGCGTCACACTCCTGCTGATGGAGTGTCGTTTTCGGATGGACTTTTATGGTGCGGGGGAAAGCCATGTCCGAAGAGCAATCTGTCATCCGTCTTGAGCACGTTGCCAAAGAGTTTGATGGCGAAACCGTGCTCCACGATGTCTGCCTGGACATCCGCCACGGAGAATTTCTAACCATTCTCGGGCCGAGTGGGTGTGGGAAAACCACGCTGCTGCGGCTTCTTGCCGGGTTTGAATCTCCTTCTTCCGGTGAAATTATTCTTGACGGCCGTTCCATGCGTGACGTCCCTCCGGACGGCCGGCGCGTAAACACGGTCTTTCAAAGCTACGCGCTGTTTCCGCATATGAGTGTTTTCGACAACGTGGCCTTTGGGTTGCGGATGTCTGGCATTCCAAAAGTTGAAATTGGCGAACGTGTCGCCAAGGCGCTGCGCATGGTCGGACTTGCAGGGCAGGCCGGACGTCGTCCCACCAGCCTCTCGGGCGGCCAGCAGCAGCGGGTGGCCATTGCACGGGCTGTAGTGAATCGACCTTTGGTTCTTTTGTTGGATGAGCCGCTAAGTGCTCTGGATTACAAATTGCGGGTGCAGATGCGTACGGAATTGAAGCAGCTGCGGCGCGAAATGGGCATTACCTTTATTTTCGTCACCCATGATCAGGAAGAGGCCTTTTCCATGTCCGACCGGGTGGTGGTCATGAATGAAGGCTGCGTGGCCCAGGTGGGGACGCCGGTGGAAGTGTATGAACAGCCGGTGAATATGTTCGTTGCCCGATTCGTGGGGGAAACCAACGTGTTTGAGGGCGTGGCCGGTCAAAGCGACGGTGGCATTCTTCAAGCG
The sequence above is drawn from the Paucidesulfovibrio gracilis DSM 16080 genome and encodes:
- a CDS encoding energy-coupling factor ABC transporter ATP-binding protein, producing MKEIIQLNGITSGYPGRQDILRELDFTLRPGQRIGLIGPNGCGKSTLLHTIMGLVPIRSGTIRLFGRQVNTEAEFHDARLRLGFLFQHADDQLFSPSVLEDVAFGPLNQGLGRREALDKAMATITRLGLEGFEDRVPYKLSGGEKKLAALATILVMEPDALLLDEPTTGLDKDTKQRILTILQGLDIACLVVSHEPDFLAEATDTLVALRDGQVVRSEAHAHTHVHIHEGGEEPHLHD
- the cbiQ gene encoding cobalt ECF transporter T component CbiQ, coding for MSAIEEPFAVGTSPLHRRNPGIKILAALAISLPAATLQHLPMATAGLVLGLVLAVAARLPLRPLVQRMAVVGLFIGFLWIFLPFSLPGKTLFHLGPLTATQEGIQLCLLLTAKSFGIVLTLTALLATMPITSLGQGLQRLGVPQKLCLLLLFTWRYIAVIRQEYLRQHRCVKARGFHPRTNIHTYRTYAWLVAMLFVRSWDRAERVHQAMRCRGFTGTFHSLVRFHRSTADWWLLALAIALGAGLLAGDIALQMGRI
- a CDS encoding HD domain-containing protein; translation: MISRDDAMQLVSNHSTEPHLIPHALETEAVMRGLAQRLEQDQDLWAITGLLHDLDYSATKDTPERHGMETCTMLEGQLPEEALHAIRAHNGEHTGTQPETLFDFALRCGETVTGLIHANALVRPNGMSGMKAKSLKKKMKEKAFAANVNRENIRECEKIGLELGEFFQIAIAAIAPLAPQVGLEK
- a CDS encoding ABC transporter ATP-binding protein, which encodes MLTIRNLQKQYVVRGGLLRTKQGVVHAVNDLHLHVRHGETLGLVGESGCGKSTLARLILGLETPTSGEIILKNIPLEQWQGQHLRRTVQMIFQDPYSSLNPRWTVGSIVREPLDILGRHPLEQRRKKTREMLSRVGLGQDDMARYPHEFSGGQRQRVAIARALAPEPELVVCDEPVSALDVSIRAQVLNLLHSLQKDMGLTYLFISHDLSVISHLCDRVAVMYLGSVVELAPRQSFFKTPRHPYSAALLTAVPIPDPSIPPQEMPLTGELPSPLSPPQGCPFHPRCPQAMDICSRQKPTFREIQPGHHVACWLYEATTQDKRNMS
- a CDS encoding ABC transporter ATP-binding protein — protein: MADTILDIRGLTTRFATPRGVAKALDTVNLAVRQGDALAIVGESGCGKTVLALSILGLIPNPPGRVTGGNAFFQGRDLLQLSDAELQRVRGNKISMIFQEPMTALNPVFRIGRQIAEPLMLHQGMDEAQALERAAELLDQVGIPQAKTRIRAFPHELSGGMRQRVMIAMALACEPDLLFADEPTTALDVTIQAQIMRMLAEQREQTQASGVLISHDLALVAGYSNRVAVMYAGRIVEEATTKELYKTPLHPYTIGLFRSLPRANGHQDHPHRKLVPIPGAVPDIFNRPGGCPFHPRCDKSFTRCQKEKPPLVELDKGHRVRCWLHN
- the trmFO gene encoding methylenetetrahydrofolate--tRNA-(uracil(54)-C(5))-methyltransferase (FADH(2)-oxidizing) TrmFO produces the protein MSETRNNDMWVAVIGGGLAGCECAYTLSRAGVPVRMFEMKPERFSEAHHNSGLAELVCSNSLRSEEPSTGVGLLKQEMRALHSLVMNVADEVRVPAGKALAVDRERFSSRMTEVVSGEPNIVLVREEIGSLDHASLQGATAVVVAAGPMASESLAEDLQQLVGGERLYFYDAIAPIIASESVDMNKAFWGSRYRPEDTDYLNCPLSEEQYKAFINAMLAAEKVKPREFEQHIHFEGCLPVEEMAERGEMTLAFGPLKPVGLEDPRTGEQPFAVVQLRAENREKTAFNMVGFQTKLTYPEQKRIFRMIPGLENAEFLRLGSIHRNTYVDAPSILDGLELKARPGTYLAGQITGVEGYVESAACGLWLGHLLAARLRGRDLPCPPCETALGGLLAHLGTPPAKRFQPSNVHFGLMPALNRRAPKKKRKELYAARGRDAFAKWLGEVKLFEE
- the potA gene encoding spermidine/putrescine ABC transporter ATP-binding protein PotA; this encodes MSEEQSVIRLEHVAKEFDGETVLHDVCLDIRHGEFLTILGPSGCGKTTLLRLLAGFESPSSGEIILDGRSMRDVPPDGRRVNTVFQSYALFPHMSVFDNVAFGLRMSGIPKVEIGERVAKALRMVGLAGQAGRRPTSLSGGQQQRVAIARAVVNRPLVLLLDEPLSALDYKLRVQMRTELKQLRREMGITFIFVTHDQEEAFSMSDRVVVMNEGCVAQVGTPVEVYEQPVNMFVARFVGETNVFEGVAGQSDGGILQALVEGRTCELSSHRGFQPGDRIRVLLRPEDLLVEREEPEDDDKLWLPGRIMETVYKGSTWDMVVQLDSGHEILVTEFFDEDADKMNFQAGERVVVSWFDGWEVVLPHEDDEPF